The Aulosira sp. FACHB-615 genomic interval GCAAAGCCGCAAAGCCGCAAAGAGAAAAAATATCAGCAAAAGAGAGTTTTGGGGTAGTTGTAGTCATATTGCTGTTACTACCATTGTTAATTTTTACTGGGCTTTACCACTAATACAGAACAATTAGCTTCTTCTACTACTTGACTACTCACAGAACCCTGGACAATGCGCTTCATTCCAGTTAATCCGCGACTCCCAATAATAATTAAATCAGCTTTATAAATATTAGCTAGGCGAATAATTTCATCGGCAGGTTCGCCAGTGACTAATTCTACTGCACTGTGAATCGATATTTTTTCTTTGTAAGATTGCAGTTGTTTTTCGATTTGGAAATAAGATAATGCTGGAGATTCTGGATGAGGACGATCTGCGGGTAGTTCCATCTCTGAATCTGGTGTCGGAAATACGTGACACAAAACGACTTTAGTTTCTGGTGATAATACCAAATCATCCAAAACCTGAATGACACGTTCTGCAATATCCGAACCATCCAGAGCTACCAATATATTATTCAGCACTGCCCTCGTCTCCTCAAAAGTAGACCCCTGAAACTCTATTACTTACACCAATAATATTACTGATGGAAGCTCAGGTTTTGCTTATTTTATGTATGTTGGGCGATCGCCAATCGCTTTGCCGCCATACAGTTTAATTTTCTAGTGTGCAGCCCCAGGTTAGTTTTTACTAAAAGTGTTGGAAAAAATTAAGCATTCCTCATTACTCATCTTTTTGAATCCGCCGCCGGACTGAATCAGCGTGGGAAGGTAGTCCTTCTGCTGTTGCTAGTGCATCAATTGCCCCAGCCATTTTTTGCAGGGCTGTGGGTGAGTATTGAATAATACTAGAGTGTTTGAGAAAGGTTTCTACACTTAAAGCTGAAGTATAACGAGCTGCGCCAGAGGTAGGTAAGGTATGGTTTGGCCCTGCTAAATAGTCACCAACAGCTTCTGGTGTGGAGTAGCCTAAAAATATCGCGCCAGCATGGCGGATTTGCGGCAAAATAGCCCAAGGATCTTTGACTTCCAATTCTAAATGTTCCGGCGCAAATTCATTGGAGAGTTCTGCTGCGGCTGCTAAAGATTCTACCAGCACAATTAAGCCGTAGTGGGCGATCGCTTTTTCTGTATCAATCCGCCTGGGGTGATCAACTAATTGTCTTTCCACCGCGACTTGGACATTTTTTGCCAAAGCCGGATCTGTAGTTAATAAAATTGCTGCTGCCATTGGATCATGTTCGGCTTGGGCTAACATATCAGCAGCCACATGCACCGGATTGGCAAATTCATCAGCAATAATTAACACTTCGCTTGGCCCTGCCAGCATATCAATGCCCACAGTACCATAGACGAGTTTTTTGGCTAAGGTAACGTAAATATTGCCTGGCCCGGTAATCACATTAACTTTCGGAATTGTTTCTGTCCCATAGGCTAAAGCGGCGATCGCTTGCGCCCCGCCAACCCGGTAAATTTCTTCTATTCCGGTTTCTTGGGCCGCCACTAGCACGGCTGGGCTAATTACTTTCCCCGCCCCTGGTGGTGTCACCATCACAATTCGGGGTACACCAGCCACCTTTGCTGGAATAGCATTCATTAACACCGTACTGGGATAAGCCGCACGACCACCAGGAACATATATCCCGGCTCGGTCTACTGGGGTGTAGCGTTTACCCAAGACTACATCATCTTCCCCAAAGTTTACCCAACTTTTGGGGACACGTTGACGGTGAAATGCTTCAATTTGCCGAGCCGCTAACTGAATCGCTTGGAGCAATTCTTTAGAGACTTGCTGATACGCCGTATCTAGTTCCGAACCCGTAACGCGCAGTTCTTCCAGCTTCAAGGTTTGGTGGTCAAATTCAGCCGTATAGTGCAGCACAGCTTTGTCGCCTTGGCGCTTCACCGTTTGCAACACTTCCCGCACCGTTGCTTCTTTATGAACCACTTGTTCGTCATGGGTGCGATCGCAGATACGTTGTAGTTCTGCTTTAACATCTGCCTGCTGAGTAATGATTCGCAGCATGGAGTAAGGAAAATGCCAAAATTTTAGATTATTCCCGCTTGAGAATTAGTCTGGCTCTTGACCCCCAAGAGGGACGAGTTTCGCTTTAATTCTCATCTCTAGCTTAACCTGGATTTTTTTGATACTCCCCAGGATGCCAGCACATGGATGAGTTAATTTATATGATCTAATTGCCTCAGTTCGACTTGCCTAGTGGGCTTTTGGATAGAAAGCAGGAGTGTAGTTCTACCTATCTTTTCCCTCTATGCCTTACTTGCGGTGGTTTTCTTATGTCGATACATCCTGATTTGCCAATCCAAAAGTCAGTATAGGGTCTGAGTATAGTTATTACTAATTTGATAATTTATTCAGGTACTTTATTCTAGCTTATTTCCAGGGTTCGGCACAGAATTTCACTGACCTACCAGATTGGTTCAAATATACTATAGGACTTACGCAATCAAACGAAAAATCAAGGGTGTAGGTGTTCAAAATCCTTCCACCCACTCTTCACCGACAACCTTTGAGCATCATTCCGCCCCCTTCAAACCAAAGCAAGATTTTTTTGAGAAATTCTGATATTGGCAAGATGAATGCTATATTAGTAAATCTAGTAGTGTGTGTACATATTAAATAGTCTTTTTGGAATCGACTGTGGCGAATACAAAGTCTGCTCTTAAACGCGCCAGTATCGCAGAACGCAATCGGCTGCGGAATAAAACCTACAAGTCAGCTGTTAAGACGCTGATGAAGAAATACTTAACTGTGGTAGAAACCTACGCAGCTAATCCTACGCCCGAACTCAAACAAGAAGTTGAATTACGGCTGGCTGAGGCTTACAGCAAAATCGATAAAGCTGTAAAGCGTGGCATTCTGCATCCTAACAACGGTGCTAGGAAAAAATCGAGATTGGCTCATAAACTCAAGCCAATCGCAACCGCACAGTAGTAGTCACTTGTCATTAGTCATGCGTTGCAGCAAAAACTAATGACAAATGACAAAGAACAAAAGACAAAAATGCAGCTGATTGACACCCACGTTCATCTTAACTTTAATAACTTCCAGCCAGATTTAGCAGCAGTGCGATCGCGGTGGCAAGCAGCAGGGATAGTACGCTTAGTACATTCCTGTGTAGAACCATCAGAGTTTTCCAGCATTCAAGCAATTGCCCAGCAATTTCCTGAACTAAGTTTTGCTGTAGGGTTACATCCTTTGGATGCCGAAAAATGGCAAAGTGACACAGCCGAGAAAATTCAATACTTGGCAAGTTCCGACGCAAAAGTGGTGGCAATTGGGGAAATGGGGCTGGATTACTACAAAGCCGAAAACTATGAGCAGCAGCGCATAGTATTTTCCGAGCAATTAGCGATCGCATCAGCACTGAATCTGCCCGTGATTATTCACTGTCGAGATGCGGCCAGTGATGTCAGGGAAATTTTGCAAAAAAGGCAGGAAATTACAGGCGGAAGAATGCGGGGTGTCATGCACTGCTGGGGTGGAACACCAGAGGAAACCCAATGGTTTTTGGATCTGGGTTTTTACATTAGCTTTAGCGGGACTGTAACATTCAAAAACGCTAAAGAAATTCACGCCTCAGCCGCGATGGTAAGTAGCGATCGCCTATTAATAGAAACAGACTGTCCCTTTTTGGCTCCTGTTCCCAAACGGGGTGAAAAACGCAATGAACCAGCTTATGTCCGCTATGTGGCGGAAAAATTAGCCGAGTTGCGGGGAGAGACTGTAGAAGCGATCGCCCACCAAACCACGCAAAATGCTTGTAAACTATTTGGATTGGCTCTTTAAGTAACTAACTGTTGCAATTGTCGGGTGTGTACTCAGAATGAAAAACTCAGGAGGATAAAAATATGCTAATATTAATGCCTCCAAAACATTTTGCTTGCGTCATAATGATAAAGGAAGAAACCACAAACTTTTAAGCTTAATATATTGTTATCAACTTGACCATCCTCCACTCTCCACACACGGATGCTCGGAATCAATGAATCACCATAGCAACCGACATTGAGATAAAATTTGGCAAAATATACCCTGCTTTGTATCTAAAACTATAGAAAATTGTTAAAAGTACTTGTCTTGTGAGTAAAACCCACCAAAATAAAGCCATTTTGATTCAAAGCCAGCATCACGCGGCCGATTATCATGATCTTTTGATATTGCCGTGAAGATCAGCGTGCTTAATTTAAAGATTTAAGATGCAAAAATTTTGAGCTGCGTAAGCTACTTACGCGCTTGGGAGGGGAAGTGAGGAAAATAAATCAAAGGCAGAACTCTCTCAACCTGTCGTTGAGAAATCAAGTTAATAGCTGGTTTATAACCGCTATTTATAGCTTGCAAGGGCGTTTACCCCCCTTGTCAAAATCACCCTGTCCAGATTAAAAAAATGCTGCGGTTATCAGCATGAATTAATAACAGGTGGCACAAGGAGAAGTTCCCCAATGGCTACGGACACTGAAGCGGATCAAGAACCATCCCCCAACAGTGTCCTCTAAAAGTTTAACCAGGTTGACAAAGGTAGAGGCATGAATAAAGACAAATATCTGGAACCCGCCTTTTTGTTGCCCGACTTGATTGAAATTCAGCGAGCAAGCTTTCGCTGGTTTTTAGAAGAAGGGTTAATAGAAGAACTAAATTCCTTTAGTCCTATTACAGACTATACAGGCAAATTAGAACTGCATTTTTTAGGACATAACTATAAACTTAAGGAGCCGAAGTACAGCGTAGAAGAAGCAAAACGGCGGGATAGCACCTACGCAGTACAAATGTATGTCCCCACACGCCTGTTGAACAAAGAAACAGGGGACATTAAAGAACAAGAAGTATTTATTGGTGATTTGCCGTTAATGACCGATCGCGGCACGTTCATTATTAACGGAGCCGAGCGGGTAATTGTCAACCAAATTGTGCGATCGCCTGGAGTTTACTACAAATCGGAAATCGATAAAAACGGTCGGCGGACATATTCTGCCAGCCTCATCCCCAACCGGGGTGCATGGCTGAAATTTGAAACAGACCGGAACGATTTGGTGTGGGTACGGATTGATAAAACCCGGAAACTCTCAGCGCAAGTACTTCTCAAAGCCTTGGGTTTATCAGATAACGAAATTTTTGATGCCCTACGTCACCCAGAATATTTCCAAAAAACCATCGAAAAAGAAGGGCAATTCTCAGAAGAAGAAGCCCTGATGGAGTTGTATCGCAAACTCCGTCCTGGTGAACCACCAACCGTATTAGGTGGACAACAACTATTAGACTCTCGCTTCTTCGACCCCAAACGCTATGACTTGGGTCGAGTTGGTCGTTATAAACTCAACAAAAAACTCCGGTTGTCAGTTCCCGATACCATGCGTGTCCTGACCCCTGGTGATATTTTGTCAGCCGTCGATTACCTGATCAACCTGGAATACGACATCGGTAGTATAGACGACATCGACCACTTAGGTAATCGCCGAGTCAGAAGCGTGGGCGAATTGCTGCAAAACCAAGTCAGGGTAGGTTTGAACCGTTTAGAACGGATTATTCGGGAACGGATGACCGTATCTGATGCCGAAGTTTTGACACCAGCATCCTTGGTCAACCCCAAACCCCTAGTAGCAGCCATTAAAGAATTCTTTGGTTCCAGCCAATTAAGCCAGTTCATGGATCAAACCAATCCCCTGGCAGAACTGACACACAAACGCCGACTTTCAG includes:
- the hisD gene encoding histidinol dehydrogenase; translated protein: MLRIITQQADVKAELQRICDRTHDEQVVHKEATVREVLQTVKRQGDKAVLHYTAEFDHQTLKLEELRVTGSELDTAYQQVSKELLQAIQLAARQIEAFHRQRVPKSWVNFGEDDVVLGKRYTPVDRAGIYVPGGRAAYPSTVLMNAIPAKVAGVPRIVMVTPPGAGKVISPAVLVAAQETGIEEIYRVGGAQAIAALAYGTETIPKVNVITGPGNIYVTLAKKLVYGTVGIDMLAGPSEVLIIADEFANPVHVAADMLAQAEHDPMAAAILLTTDPALAKNVQVAVERQLVDHPRRIDTEKAIAHYGLIVLVESLAAAAELSNEFAPEHLELEVKDPWAILPQIRHAGAIFLGYSTPEAVGDYLAGPNHTLPTSGAARYTSALSVETFLKHSSIIQYSPTALQKMAGAIDALATAEGLPSHADSVRRRIQKDE
- a CDS encoding universal stress protein; this encodes MLNNILVALDGSDIAERVIQVLDDLVLSPETKVVLCHVFPTPDSEMELPADRPHPESPALSYFQIEKQLQSYKEKISIHSAVELVTGEPADEIIRLANIYKADLIIIGSRGLTGMKRIVQGSVSSQVVEEANCSVLVVKPSKN
- the rpsT gene encoding 30S ribosomal protein S20, whose protein sequence is MANTKSALKRASIAERNRLRNKTYKSAVKTLMKKYLTVVETYAANPTPELKQEVELRLAEAYSKIDKAVKRGILHPNNGARKKSRLAHKLKPIATAQ
- a CDS encoding TatD family hydrolase, whose amino-acid sequence is MQLIDTHVHLNFNNFQPDLAAVRSRWQAAGIVRLVHSCVEPSEFSSIQAIAQQFPELSFAVGLHPLDAEKWQSDTAEKIQYLASSDAKVVAIGEMGLDYYKAENYEQQRIVFSEQLAIASALNLPVIIHCRDAASDVREILQKRQEITGGRMRGVMHCWGGTPEETQWFLDLGFYISFSGTVTFKNAKEIHASAAMVSSDRLLIETDCPFLAPVPKRGEKRNEPAYVRYVAEKLAELRGETVEAIAHQTTQNACKLFGLAL